One genomic window of Streptomonospora nanhaiensis includes the following:
- a CDS encoding AAA family ATPase: MKGWWMYTVQVSQSRRRAAADLKTVLDAHPDTDLYLYVEPGEYVAAEPFTIRRHVIVVPTAGPGSVTVTVPGSNVFNVRSGRLELYGVGVRNSSTEYPPLYAHPGTAVKAVDTVFEAPLRVTAVQAAVEMARCVFHGGGLLLDRTGGAVHESRFTRARLAVSGACSPELRDLRFTGDAEGNAVYIEGGASPAVRGLRISDAGSSAYPALAVTGRTRVEIADCTITGTTSVPLIAKDGADLTLRGLRIEGGLREHNSIGVENDCRVRVADAEILDSPGCAVHAVGGSLSLTGLRARRPAYLGVSVVDGRLDGEDVRVEHPLKGGIALNNTTAALTDVAVESDVAPSDDPEQHGYAAVEVSGGRLEVEGLRISGCFVGVSAADDATLTLRGLDVARSAANGLVLRTGSFAEVSDARITDSAKDSVNISGSRLLLSDAEVRGTQTLAIGVDDNASAALTDTTVHGGPSGGVFLTERARLRLIRCTVVGGGGPAVVGPREAILQMDDTTLTDEDADGTRVKAAAGADGGAHPDAAGGPAAQPLEVLLAELDAMTGLAGVKKEIRSVVAMQQVSEKRARAGLPKLNLSRHLVFSGPPGTGKTTVARLYGRILRSLGAVDKGTFVEVARSDLVGQHLGETTQKTTEVFERARGGVLFIDEAYALSRRFGSGSDFGQEAIDTLIKLMEDHRDEVVVVFAGYSSEMRSFLEANPGLRSRVSRTVEFENYSPEELTSIFAGMAGAQGYVLGEGVRDLVAAHFRRQSRDSSFGNGREARRVLEGVIQRQAERIMESAAETADDFALILPEDLDGLVGPGLAARVGDPRDQEQTRALLAKLENMIGLAEVKEQVAAMIALLSAGRRRRAAGLEAPQPSRHLVFTGAPGTGKTTVARIYGELLAAMGVLAQGQVVEVARADLVAGYVGHTAQQTREVFERARGGVLFIDEAYSLTRSGGGGADFGREAVDTLIKLMEDHRDEVVVIVAGYTDEMAEFLRSNPGLASRFSRTVTFASYTPDELVRIFAATAAEADFAVPSATSARVEEVVRAQEHRFAEGNAREIRKLFEDSVTRQSRRIERLAREGAEPTTEDLQTLLPEDIG, translated from the coding sequence GTGAAGGGCTGGTGGATGTACACGGTCCAGGTCTCCCAGTCCCGGCGCCGGGCGGCCGCCGACCTCAAGACGGTGCTGGACGCCCACCCCGACACCGACCTGTACCTCTACGTCGAGCCCGGCGAGTACGTCGCCGCCGAACCCTTCACCATCCGGCGCCACGTCATCGTCGTGCCCACCGCCGGCCCCGGCTCGGTCACCGTCACCGTGCCCGGCTCCAACGTCTTCAACGTGCGCTCGGGCCGCCTGGAACTGTACGGCGTGGGGGTCCGCAACTCCTCCACCGAGTACCCGCCGCTCTACGCCCACCCCGGCACCGCCGTCAAGGCCGTCGACACGGTCTTCGAGGCGCCGCTGCGGGTGACCGCCGTGCAGGCCGCCGTCGAGATGGCCCGCTGCGTCTTCCACGGCGGCGGACTGCTGCTGGACCGCACCGGCGGTGCCGTGCACGAGTCCCGGTTCACCCGCGCGCGGCTCGCGGTCTCGGGCGCCTGCTCACCCGAACTGCGCGACCTCCGCTTCACCGGCGACGCCGAGGGCAACGCCGTGTACATCGAGGGCGGCGCCTCCCCCGCGGTGCGCGGCCTGCGCATCAGCGACGCCGGGTCGTCGGCCTACCCCGCGCTCGCCGTGACCGGGCGCACCAGGGTCGAGATCGCCGACTGCACCATCACCGGCACCACCAGCGTCCCCCTCATCGCCAAGGACGGGGCCGACCTCACGCTGCGCGGCCTGCGCATCGAGGGCGGCCTGCGCGAGCACAACTCCATCGGCGTGGAGAACGACTGCCGGGTGCGCGTGGCCGACGCCGAGATCCTGGACTCCCCCGGCTGCGCCGTGCACGCGGTCGGCGGCTCCCTGTCGCTGACCGGACTGCGCGCCCGCCGCCCCGCCTACCTGGGGGTGTCGGTCGTCGACGGCCGCCTGGACGGCGAGGACGTGCGCGTCGAGCACCCGCTCAAGGGCGGCATCGCGCTCAACAACACCACGGCCGCCCTCACCGACGTGGCCGTGGAGTCCGACGTGGCCCCCAGCGACGACCCCGAGCAGCACGGCTACGCCGCCGTGGAGGTCAGCGGCGGCCGCCTGGAGGTCGAGGGGCTGCGGATCTCGGGCTGCTTCGTGGGCGTCAGCGCCGCCGACGACGCCACCCTCACCCTGCGGGGGCTCGACGTCGCCCGCAGCGCCGCCAACGGGCTGGTCCTGCGCACCGGCAGCTTCGCCGAGGTCAGCGACGCACGCATCACCGACTCCGCCAAGGACAGCGTCAACATCTCGGGCAGCCGCCTGCTGCTCAGCGACGCCGAGGTGCGCGGCACCCAGACCCTGGCCATCGGGGTCGACGACAACGCCAGCGCCGCCCTCACCGACACCACCGTCCACGGCGGGCCCAGCGGCGGGGTGTTCCTCACCGAGCGGGCGCGGCTGCGGCTGATCCGCTGCACCGTCGTGGGCGGCGGCGGCCCCGCCGTCGTCGGCCCCCGCGAGGCCATCCTGCAGATGGACGACACCACGCTCACCGACGAGGACGCCGACGGCACCCGGGTGAAGGCGGCCGCGGGCGCCGACGGCGGCGCCCACCCCGACGCGGCGGGCGGCCCCGCGGCCCAGCCGCTGGAGGTGCTGCTGGCCGAACTGGACGCCATGACCGGCCTGGCGGGGGTGAAGAAGGAGATCCGGTCGGTGGTGGCCATGCAGCAGGTCAGCGAGAAGCGGGCGCGCGCCGGCCTGCCCAAGCTCAACCTCAGCCGCCACCTGGTCTTCTCCGGCCCCCCGGGCACCGGCAAGACCACCGTCGCGCGCCTCTACGGCCGCATCCTGCGCTCCCTGGGAGCCGTGGACAAGGGCACCTTCGTGGAGGTCGCGCGGAGCGACCTGGTGGGCCAGCACCTGGGCGAGACAACGCAGAAGACCACCGAGGTCTTCGAGCGGGCGCGCGGCGGCGTGCTGTTCATCGACGAGGCCTACGCGCTGTCGCGGCGCTTCGGCAGCGGCAGCGACTTCGGCCAGGAGGCCATCGACACCCTCATCAAGCTGATGGAGGACCACCGCGACGAGGTCGTGGTGGTGTTCGCCGGCTACTCCAGCGAGATGCGCTCCTTCCTGGAGGCCAACCCCGGGCTGCGGTCGCGGGTGTCGCGCACCGTGGAGTTCGAGAACTACAGCCCCGAGGAGCTGACCTCGATCTTCGCGGGCATGGCCGGCGCCCAGGGCTACGTGCTGGGCGAGGGCGTGCGCGACCTGGTCGCCGCCCACTTCCGGCGCCAGTCGCGCGACTCCTCCTTCGGCAACGGCCGCGAGGCGCGCCGGGTGCTGGAGGGGGTCATCCAGCGCCAGGCCGAGCGGATCATGGAGTCCGCCGCCGAGACCGCCGACGACTTCGCGCTGATCCTGCCCGAGGACCTGGACGGGCTGGTGGGGCCGGGCCTGGCCGCACGGGTGGGCGACCCCCGCGACCAGGAGCAGACCCGCGCGCTGCTGGCCAAGCTGGAGAACATGATCGGCCTGGCCGAGGTCAAGGAGCAGGTCGCGGCGATGATCGCGCTGCTGTCGGCCGGGCGCCGCCGCCGGGCGGCGGGCCTGGAGGCACCCCAGCCCTCCCGCCACCTCGTCTTCACCGGCGCCCCGGGCACCGGCAAGACCACGGTCGCCCGGATCTACGGGGAACTGCTGGCCGCGATGGGCGTGCTGGCCCAGGGCCAGGTGGTGGAGGTCGCGCGCGCCGACCTCGTGGCCGGCTACGTCGGGCACACCGCCCAGCAGACCCGCGAGGTGTTCGAGCGGGCGCGCGGCGGCGTGCTGTTCATCGACGAGGCGTACTCCCTCACGCGGTCGGGCGGCGGGGGCGCCGACTTCGGCCGCGAGGCGGTGGACACGCTCATCAAGCTGATGGAGGACCACCGCGACGAGGTCGTCGTCATCGTCGCCGGCTACACCGACGAGATGGCGGAGTTCCTCCGCAGCAACCCGGGCCTGGCCTCGCGCTTCTCGCGGACGGTCACCTTCGCCTCCTACACCCCCGACGAACTGGTGCGCATCTTCGCCGCCACCGCCGCCGAGGCCGACTTCGCGGTGCCCTCGGCCACGTCGGCGCGGGTGGAGGAGGTGGTGCGCGCCCAGGAGCACCGCTTCGCCGAGGGCAACGCCCGCGAGATCCGCAAGCTGTTCGAGGACAGCGTCACCCGCCAGTCCCGCCGCATCGAGCGCCTCGCCCGCGAGGGCGCCGAGCCCACCACCGAGGACCTGCAGACCCTGCTGCCGGAGGACATCGGCTGA
- a CDS encoding nitroreductase family deazaflavin-dependent oxidoreductase has product MPRWWVHLNRRVFNPRAIASGKWPVLVHVGRVSGATYRTPLDACPVEGGYLFVPVYGARSDWVRNVLAAGGARLRVDGREVALTAPRIVGEDEAFAALAPTPTARPGSCASGSSCAWTRPPAGPPPHSLGPCTPSWPNAASWCWTAAWPPGWRTWAATSAADCGRRGC; this is encoded by the coding sequence ATGCCCAGATGGTGGGTCCACCTCAACCGCCGGGTCTTCAACCCGCGCGCGATCGCGAGCGGGAAGTGGCCGGTGCTCGTCCATGTCGGCCGGGTCTCCGGCGCCACCTACCGCACCCCTCTCGACGCCTGCCCCGTCGAGGGCGGCTACCTGTTCGTGCCGGTCTACGGCGCCCGCTCCGACTGGGTGCGCAACGTCCTGGCCGCCGGCGGCGCGCGGCTGCGCGTCGACGGCCGCGAGGTGGCCCTCACCGCCCCGCGCATCGTCGGGGAGGACGAGGCGTTCGCCGCCCTCGCCCCGACGCCGACCGCCCGCCCCGGCTCCTGCGCATCCGGGAGTTCTTGCGCGTGGACGCGGCCCCCGGCCGGTCCGCCGCCGCATAGCCTGGGGCCATGCACTCCCTCCTGGCCGAACGCGGCGTCCTGGTGCTGGACGGCGGCCTGGCCACCCGGCTGGAGGACCTGGGCGGCGACCTCGGCGGCGGACTGTGGTCGGCGCGGCTGCTGA
- the mmuM gene encoding homocysteine S-methyltransferase encodes MHSLLAERGVLVLDGGLATRLEDLGGDLGGGLWSARLLKDDPALIRRAHRDFFAAGADIAVSAAYQASVPAFTARGLSPAQARALIARSVELARQARDEHGGGLVAAGVGPYGAARADGSEYTGAYDLDEDGLAAWHRERWHLLAESGADLMACETIPSAAEARALARLLDETPHISAWVSFSCRDGERISDGTPLAECAAPLARHPRVLAVGVNCTPPRHIPDLLGRISGVPAVVYPNSGEEWDPRTRRWRGERDPVAFGAAARRWRAAGAALIGGCCRTTPEHIRQIRAHLD; translated from the coding sequence ATGCACTCCCTCCTGGCCGAACGCGGCGTCCTGGTGCTGGACGGCGGCCTGGCCACCCGGCTGGAGGACCTGGGCGGCGACCTCGGCGGCGGACTGTGGTCGGCGCGGCTGCTGAAGGACGACCCCGCCCTCATCCGCCGCGCGCACCGCGACTTCTTCGCCGCCGGCGCCGACATCGCCGTCTCCGCCGCCTACCAGGCCAGCGTGCCCGCGTTCACCGCCCGCGGCCTGAGCCCGGCCCAGGCCCGCGCCCTCATCGCGCGCTCGGTCGAACTCGCCCGCCAGGCCCGCGACGAGCACGGCGGCGGACTGGTGGCCGCCGGCGTCGGACCCTACGGCGCCGCGCGGGCCGACGGCTCGGAGTACACCGGCGCCTACGACCTCGACGAGGACGGCCTGGCGGCCTGGCACCGCGAGCGCTGGCACCTGCTCGCCGAGAGCGGCGCCGACCTCATGGCCTGCGAGACCATCCCCTCGGCCGCCGAGGCGCGCGCCCTGGCGCGCCTGCTGGACGAGACCCCCCACATCAGCGCCTGGGTGAGCTTCAGCTGCCGCGACGGCGAGCGCATTAGCGACGGCACCCCGCTGGCCGAGTGCGCCGCGCCGCTGGCCCGCCACCCGCGGGTGCTGGCCGTCGGCGTCAACTGCACCCCGCCCCGCCACATCCCCGACCTCCTCGGCCGCATCAGCGGGGTGCCCGCCGTGGTCTACCCCAACTCCGGCGAGGAGTGGGACCCCCGGACCCGGCGGTGGCGGGGCGAACGCGACCCGGTGGCCTTCGGCGCGGCCGCGCGGCGCTGGAGGGCTGCCGGGGCCGCCCTGATCGGGGGCTGCTGCCGCACCACGCCCGAGCACATCCGGCAGATCCGCGCCCACCTGGACTGA
- a CDS encoding sulfotransferase family protein produces the protein MQLIGAGFPRTGTTSMKAALERLGLGPCYHMYELFSHPEHLARWEHAVHDDPVDWDRVTEGYASGVDWPFSYFWRDLAAAYPQAKVLLTVRDPHRWYASMAATIVRQAEMVTGLDEGAPPALRRLSGVLAPIWKDVFDANGAPDEKRAVEVFEAHTAAVTEAVPAERLLVYEIGQGWEPLCAFLGVAVPDTPFPHLNDTEAMHRVMADFEAGRTPASPFETSG, from the coding sequence GTGCAGCTCATCGGTGCGGGATTCCCGCGGACCGGTACCACCTCGATGAAGGCCGCGCTGGAGCGGCTCGGCCTGGGCCCCTGCTACCACATGTACGAACTCTTCAGCCATCCCGAGCACCTGGCGCGCTGGGAGCACGCCGTCCACGACGACCCGGTGGACTGGGACCGCGTGACCGAGGGGTACGCCTCGGGCGTGGACTGGCCGTTCTCCTACTTCTGGCGCGACCTGGCCGCCGCCTACCCGCAGGCCAAGGTCCTGCTGACCGTGCGCGACCCGCACCGCTGGTACGCCAGCATGGCGGCCACCATCGTCCGCCAGGCCGAGATGGTCACCGGCCTGGACGAGGGGGCGCCGCCGGCGCTGCGGCGGCTCTCGGGCGTGCTGGCCCCCATCTGGAAAGACGTGTTCGACGCCAACGGGGCGCCCGACGAGAAGCGGGCGGTCGAGGTCTTCGAGGCCCACACGGCCGCGGTGACCGAGGCCGTTCCGGCGGAGCGGCTGCTGGTCTACGAGATCGGCCAGGGCTGGGAGCCGCTGTGCGCGTTCCTGGGCGTGGCCGTGCCCGACACCCCGTTCCCGCACCTCAACGACACCGAGGCGATGCACCGGGTCATGGCGGACTTCGAGGCGGGGCGCACGCCGGCCTCGCCGTTCGAGACCTCCGGCTGA